In Paenibacillus stellifer, the DNA window CGGAAAGGTTCGAAGCCTCGCTAAATGAGAAATTTGATATCACCCGCTGGCCGCTGCATTCTTTGTCCGTTATCCAGACGGCCGACCTGGAATATGAGCTGATTCTGGACATCAACCATATGATCTCGGACGGTCTGGGCAACCAGCAGATTCTGAAAGAAATATTGGAAATTTACGAAGATGATTCGTATAACAACGAAGTTAAACTAAATCCTGCGCTGCCAGCCAGGGAATATAACCGTATTGTATCTGAAATCAATGCCTGGAATGCTCCAGAAGAGATGGAGATGCTGGACCGGTATCTGCAGCAGCAGGGCCGTGGAGCCTATTTCTTCAACCCCTACGGGGCAAGCCGCAAGTCAGATGCAGCAGGTGCTGCCGGAGCCGTCATTCATTCCCGCAAATACTGGATCAGTGAGGAAATAACAACACGGCTGATTGCCTCTACCAAGACCTGGCGCACCTCTCTCTTTATTCTTCTGGTCAGCGCATATCTGAAGACGATCAAGCAGCAGGGGGAAGAGCGGGATCGGATTATTCTGAATCTTCCGACAAGCGGCAGGCTGTACCCCCACACGGATGCTTCGGAGGTGCTCAGCGCCTTTGCCCAAAATCTTGCACTCAGCTTCACCTGCGAGGATGCAAATGAAGAATGGGAAACCTTAATTAACAGAACACATGAAGAATTCACCAATCAATTCACCTCAGGCATAGACAGGGCTCAGACCTACAGAGCTGCGCAGTATGCTAAAGACACGATCCATCTGCAGAACGGCGTTATGCCGGAAGCGGTGGCCTCCATGATCCGCTCCACGTTGAAATCAAACCTATATCTATCATTTGTTGGCAATACATCCATACACAAGCAATACGGAGATTACGAAGTTTATGATTATGAGGCTTATACAGGAACCAATCCGGGAACAATTGACTGCTTGGCCGAATTGTTTCAGGGCAGGCTGATGATCACGGCTAACTATGACAGCAGCTTCTTTGAGGATGATTATATCGGGAAGCATATGGACAGGTTTATGGACAACCTCAACCAGCTTGCCGGAACGGGACCTGTGGGCAAGACGGTGCTTGCCGCAGCACATACCGAAGAGCCGCATAGCGCGGAAATAAGAGAGCGGCTGTACGGAATCGTCCGGGATAGTTGCGGAACGGCGCTTGACGAGGAAGCACTGTTCAAGGATATGGAGGCAGAACTCGGGATGGATTCCCTGCAGCGTATCCGGCTGGTCGCCAAGCTGGGCAAAGTATACGGGCATGCTGACAAGGCGGCATTGCTTGAATGCAGGACGCTGAATGAAGTAATTACCCATATTACACATGCAAATAATGCAATTAAACCGGCAGGCCGTGACGCTGCATTAGAGATTCCCTATCTCCACATTTCCCGTCAGTGCAAGGCAACTCCCGATGCGGTTGCGATATTGGACGGCACCAGGGAGGTAACCTACCGTGAGCTGGATGAGCAGTCCAACCGGCTTGCGCATTATTTAACTTCACAAGGGGTGCGTTCGCAGAGCCTGGTCGGCATTCTAACATTCCCGGGCCGTCTTATGCTGACCGGAATTTTGGGGATATTGAAAGCGGGAGCGGCTTATGTGCCGCTTGATCCGATGTACCCCGCTGACCGGATCGAATATATCGCGGAGCATGCGCAGCTCAGTATCCTGCTCACGGAGCAGTCGCTGCAACAGCAGGCAGATCCTATAGTGCAGAAGAGTCCTTCTATCCGGAAAGTAGTCTACCTCGATGAAGGGTATGAAGCCCACGGCTATTTTGAACAAGCGGGAACGGAGGAGTGGCAGAGCTGCTCCGCCAGCGATCTGCGGGTGGACAGCGCCCCGCATGATCTGATGGTTGTTCTGTATACATCGGGTTCAACCGGGAAGCCCAAGGGAGTCATGCTGAATCACCGCGGCTATATGAACCGGCTGGAATGGCATCAGATGACCTTCAGACTGCAGCCGGGCGAACGTGTGGCTCAGAAGACCTCCTGCTGCTTCGATATTTCCGTGTGGGAGCTGCTGTGGCCGCTGATGTATGGCGGAACGGTATGCCCCGTAAGACAGGAAATTGTCAAGAATCCCTGGAGCCTGGCCCGGTGGATGACGGACACCGGAATCAATGTCATGCATTTCGTGCCTTCCTTGTTCGGCGAATTTGTAGATTCATTGGAGGATGAGAGCTATACATTTCCTGATCTTCGCTGGTTGATTTTCAGTGGCGAGGGGCTGCCGCTTCGCCCGGTGCAGAAATGGATGGACCGCTATGGAAGCAAGACGAAGCTGGCTAATCTGTATGGTCCTACCGAGGCTTCGATCGATGTTACTTGCCACATCATTTCACAGCGGCCGGGTTCAGCTGGTGAGATGAGCATTCCCATCGGCAAGCCGATTCCCGGCGTGTATATCAAAAATCTGGATGAGCACATGCATGAAGTGCCCGAGGGTGAACTTGGCGAGCTGTGGATCGGCGGCATTCAACTGGCCAAAGGGTATTTGTACAACCCGGAAAAAACCCGCGAAGCCTTCCATCCCAACCCGTTTCCGGAGATTCCGGGAGAATTTATTTACCGCACAGGTGATTTGACCGTCAAAAGGGCGGACGGAAGTTATGAGTACCATGGACGCACCGACAACCAGGTGAAGCTGCGCGGTTTCCGTGTGGAGCTGGGCGAGATTGAAGCTGTGCTGGGCAGCCATGACCATGTGGCCGAGGTGGCGGTGATTGTCACTCAGCCCTCGCCCGGGCAACAGCTGCTGCTTGCCTGCCTGGCTGGCAAGCAGGTGCCGGACCAGGAGATCAAAGATTTCGCCGTCCGCAAGCTTCCGTATTATATGATTCCACATCGGCTGGAATGGCTGCCCAGGCTGCCCAAGAATCCGAACGGCAAGCTGGACCGCAAGGCGCTGAGTGTTAGGTTCAGCGGGATAGGGCAGACACCTCAAGCTTCAGAGCTGCCGGTTCCCCCGGCGGAGCGTGAGCCGCTGAGCACAGGGGAAATGCTCCCGCTTGCGCCGGCACAGAGCTGGCTGATGAATTATTTCGATGATCCTTACTGCTGGGCGGGCTATACCCGCTTCCTATACAAGCAGCCGCTCGATTTCCAGCAGTTCAAGCAGGCTGCCATGATGCTGAACCGGCGTCATGACGCGCTGAGAAGCATTCTGGAGCGGAAGGATAACGGCTTTGAGCTTAGGTTCCTGCAAGGAGAGCTAGGGGACAATGTGGATTTCTATGATGGAAGCCATATGGAAGAGGCTGAAAGAAATGAAGAAATTCAGACGATTCTGGCAGAAGCGATTCGAGGGTTCCGGGTGGACCAATGGCCGTTATGGCGGATCATTGTCATTCAGGTATCAGAAGCGGTCTATGAGATTGCGGCAGTCGGGCATCACCTGATTTCGGATGTGATCACGAATCAGCTGCTGCTGCAGGAAATCTGGCAGATTTACGCTTCGCTGAGCCCGGGAACCCGGCACATCAGCTTACCCGATGCGAAGCCGTTTGCCGATTTTGTCCGGGCGGTCCAGGAGAAGAAAAGAATCCATGGGAAAGAGTACGCAGACTACTGGTCCACACATTTCCCTCCGGAATCCGTGTGCAGGCTGCCGGCAGATTTCATCAAGGGACCCAATGACGAGCAGTCTGCTGCGACTTTGCGCTTCACTTTTGACCGGGAGCAGACGTCGCTGCTTCTGACCAGGGCCAAGAAGCATTTCAACAGCAATTTATATCCGATTTTGCTGGCTCCTCTATACAAGGAGTTGAGCGTTTTCTTCGGACAGCCGGAGGTTGTCGTGAGCCATCGGGTGCATGGAAGAGAACTTGGCAGCGGACAAAATTTCATGCAAACACCAGGCAACTTTGCTGTGAATTTTCCGC includes these proteins:
- a CDS encoding non-ribosomal peptide synthetase, producing MFVRSSSVSSGTSQAVYQLVSNVTGHRIEDLNPDMYLEDDLGLDSIKMITLMNELLGLVPAEQMDDFTATYPLTVLMGLQTVGDLVQIFEEWEFARQEEAEVQTAVSTALQAQEDIWPQPAAVQVHSAAPDLREQLKIEVCRLISNITGHKSEDLHADMDLESDLGLDSIKMITLMSDMVSLLPADSSGEVNESNIVTSLMSVQTVGDIVEMLAVRSGGNSGTLAVTGDENTIVAEIPENEPEFLEILHSQYLFLITYLSVANLTITSGVRLRGRLDVESLRKSWGELILRHPVLRAVFIAEPANTSLKGYRLQLLKAVVPPEIPVLDIRHLDEQARRRWISERFEASLNEKFDITRWPLHSLSVIQTADLEYELILDINHMISDGLGNQQILKEILEIYEDDSYNNEVKLNPALPAREYNRIVSEINAWNAPEEMEMLDRYLQQQGRGAYFFNPYGASRKSDAAGAAGAVIHSRKYWISEEITTRLIASTKTWRTSLFILLVSAYLKTIKQQGEERDRIILNLPTSGRLYPHTDASEVLSAFAQNLALSFTCEDANEEWETLINRTHEEFTNQFTSGIDRAQTYRAAQYAKDTIHLQNGVMPEAVASMIRSTLKSNLYLSFVGNTSIHKQYGDYEVYDYEAYTGTNPGTIDCLAELFQGRLMITANYDSSFFEDDYIGKHMDRFMDNLNQLAGTGPVGKTVLAAAHTEEPHSAEIRERLYGIVRDSCGTALDEEALFKDMEAELGMDSLQRIRLVAKLGKVYGHADKAALLECRTLNEVITHITHANNAIKPAGRDAALEIPYLHISRQCKATPDAVAILDGTREVTYRELDEQSNRLAHYLTSQGVRSQSLVGILTFPGRLMLTGILGILKAGAAYVPLDPMYPADRIEYIAEHAQLSILLTEQSLQQQADPIVQKSPSIRKVVYLDEGYEAHGYFEQAGTEEWQSCSASDLRVDSAPHDLMVVLYTSGSTGKPKGVMLNHRGYMNRLEWHQMTFRLQPGERVAQKTSCCFDISVWELLWPLMYGGTVCPVRQEIVKNPWSLARWMTDTGINVMHFVPSLFGEFVDSLEDESYTFPDLRWLIFSGEGLPLRPVQKWMDRYGSKTKLANLYGPTEASIDVTCHIISQRPGSAGEMSIPIGKPIPGVYIKNLDEHMHEVPEGELGELWIGGIQLAKGYLYNPEKTREAFHPNPFPEIPGEFIYRTGDLTVKRADGSYEYHGRTDNQVKLRGFRVELGEIEAVLGSHDHVAEVAVIVTQPSPGQQLLLACLAGKQVPDQEIKDFAVRKLPYYMIPHRLEWLPRLPKNPNGKLDRKALSVRFSGIGQTPQASELPVPPAEREPLSTGEMLPLAPAQSWLMNYFDDPYCWAGYTRFLYKQPLDFQQFKQAAMMLNRRHDALRSILERKDNGFELRFLQGELGDNVDFYDGSHMEEAERNEEIQTILAEAIRGFRVDQWPLWRIIVIQVSEAVYEIAAVGHHLISDVITNQLLLQEIWQIYASLSPGTRHISLPDAKPFADFVRAVQEKKRIHGKEYADYWSTHFPPESVCRLPADFIKGPNDEQSAATLRFTFDREQTSLLLTRAKKHFNSNLYPILLAPLYKELSVFFGQPEVVVSHRVHGRELGSGQNFMQTPGNFAVNFPLGINVEKGSQWNNLIASIRKGLENVPLGGASYDLVSENLPRYMYPDVKLTPIRANYLGNRDAPRLPDLEFTREGMDRRFSLPGQKRISVIEFFFSIEEGKLTVEIEYSANLYAAATIQTLAEQYREQALELLASIQDTPVQPPAPRKGLLAGKVAVITGGSRGIGRSIALSMAGEGADIVLVSRSGQQLQEAADEIRRLGVKAMSISADVSDAPSVNKAVEQIIGSFGRIDILVNSAGITGMAAMADMSPEAWESIIQVNLLGTYHFCYAVIPYLLKQKQGKIINIGSDSSFIGYPMMSAYAASKHGVLGLTRALSEELKNSNIQVNAVCPALVDTDMAPAAFKGRAIPPSGVADSVLLLASPHADYITGEAVQVYGKQDMHWFGAQQMQMLQAVQRRQP